The following proteins come from a genomic window of Winogradskyella sp. PC-19:
- a CDS encoding NAD(P)/FAD-dependent oxidoreductase, whose protein sequence is MVKAFQIRLNLHQEKRPDGLLNKAAYDLDIPTSKIHGIKVLRKSIDARKRKIMFNYKVEVYINEPMPELSDYTFDYKDVSNGKPIHIIGFGPAGMWAALRCIELGFKPIVLERGKNVRDRRRDLKAINQDHIVNEDSNYCFGEGGAGTYSDGKLYTRSLKRGDVRRIFESLVYHGATDQILIDAHPHIGTNKLPKVVKNIRETILEFGGEVHFETRVTDFTLKDDKIVAIQLQNGNELDVYKVILATGHSARDIFYLLNEKNVALKAKSFAMGVRVEHPQQIIDGIQYHCPNEARDEILPAAAYSLVEQVNGRGVYSFCMCPGGFIVPAATANGEVVVNGMSPSKRNNKFANSGIVVEINAERDLYKYEKFGELKALEYQKNLERLAFTSGGRNQTAPAQKLTDFVEGKLSADLNKTSYQPGLNSSPLHSLFPKLIGGSLRKGFKAFGEKMKGFYTEEANIIGVESRTSSPVNIPRNETLEHPEISNLFPCGEGGGYAGGIVSAAMDGERCAEAACTK, encoded by the coding sequence ATGGTGAAGGCATTTCAAATACGATTAAATTTACATCAAGAAAAAAGGCCAGATGGTTTACTTAACAAAGCGGCTTACGATTTAGATATTCCTACTTCAAAGATTCATGGAATTAAAGTCTTAAGAAAATCTATCGATGCTCGTAAACGAAAAATCATGTTTAATTACAAAGTTGAAGTTTACATCAATGAACCAATGCCAGAATTATCTGATTACACCTTTGATTATAAAGATGTATCTAACGGAAAGCCAATACATATCATAGGTTTTGGTCCAGCGGGAATGTGGGCAGCATTACGTTGTATTGAGTTAGGTTTTAAACCAATTGTATTAGAAAGAGGAAAAAATGTCCGCGACCGTAGACGTGATTTAAAAGCCATAAACCAAGACCATATTGTCAATGAAGATTCCAACTATTGCTTCGGCGAAGGTGGCGCAGGAACATACAGTGATGGTAAATTATATACGAGAAGCTTAAAGCGTGGAGATGTTCGTCGCATTTTCGAAAGTTTGGTTTACCATGGTGCAACAGACCAAATTCTAATTGATGCACATCCACATATCGGCACAAATAAATTACCGAAAGTGGTAAAAAACATTCGAGAAACTATCTTAGAGTTTGGTGGCGAAGTTCATTTTGAAACACGGGTTACAGATTTCACTTTAAAAGACGATAAAATAGTAGCGATTCAACTTCAAAATGGTAACGAATTAGATGTTTATAAAGTAATTTTAGCAACAGGACACTCGGCACGAGATATTTTTTATTTATTGAATGAAAAGAATGTTGCACTAAAAGCAAAATCATTTGCAATGGGTGTTCGTGTAGAGCATCCACAACAAATAATTGACGGTATTCAATACCATTGCCCAAACGAAGCTAGAGACGAAATTCTTCCAGCAGCAGCATACAGTTTAGTCGAGCAAGTCAATGGTCGTGGTGTGTATTCCTTTTGTATGTGTCCAGGTGGATTTATTGTACCTGCAGCAACTGCAAACGGTGAAGTCGTTGTAAACGGTATGTCACCTTCAAAACGAAATAATAAATTCGCAAATTCGGGTATAGTTGTAGAGATTAATGCTGAACGTGATTTGTATAAATATGAAAAATTTGGTGAATTAAAAGCCTTAGAATATCAGAAAAATTTAGAACGCTTAGCTTTTACATCAGGTGGAAGAAATCAAACTGCACCAGCACAAAAATTGACTGATTTCGTAGAGGGTAAATTATCGGCAGACCTAAATAAAACTTCATACCAACCAGGTTTAAACTCATCACCTTTACACTCATTATTCCCTAAGTTAATTGGTGGTTCATTGAGAAAAGGCTTTAAAGCTTTTGGGGAAAAAATGAAAGGTTTTTATACCGAAGAAGCTAATATCATTGGTGTAGAATCACGGACTTCATCACCAGTAAATATTCCAAGAAATGAAACTTTAGAACATCCTGAAATCTCTAATTTGTTTCCTTGTGGCGAAGGTGGTGGATATGCTGGCGGAATTGTTTCTGCAGCAATGGATGGCGAACGATGTGCTGAGGCTGCATGCACTAAATAA
- the fabD gene encoding ACP S-malonyltransferase, giving the protein MNAYIFPGQGAQFSGMGLDLYENSPLAQELFERANEILGFSITDIMFEGSAEDLKQTKVTQPAIFLHSVILAKTLGDSFIPDMVAGHSLGEFSALVAAGALTFEDGLKLVSQRAQAMQKACELQPSTMAAVLGLEDSVVEKICEDTEGVVVAANYNCPGQLVISGEVEAINRACEAMKDAGARRALVLPVGGAFHSPMMEPAREELAAAIENTTFSKPNCPIYQNVTASAITDETEIKANLISQLTAPVRWTQSVQQMIADGGNHFTEVGPGKVLQGLVRKINREAETASASFETNA; this is encoded by the coding sequence ATGAACGCATATATATTTCCAGGTCAAGGAGCTCAATTCTCAGGAATGGGATTAGACCTTTACGAAAACTCTCCGTTAGCACAAGAATTGTTTGAAAGAGCAAACGAGATTCTTGGTTTTTCTATTACTGATATCATGTTTGAAGGTTCTGCTGAAGACTTAAAACAAACAAAAGTTACCCAACCTGCAATCTTTTTACACTCTGTAATTTTAGCAAAAACTTTAGGTGATAGTTTTATACCAGATATGGTAGCTGGGCATTCGTTAGGAGAATTTTCGGCACTTGTTGCTGCAGGTGCTTTAACCTTTGAAGATGGACTTAAACTCGTTTCACAACGTGCTCAAGCCATGCAAAAAGCTTGCGAATTACAACCAAGTACAATGGCAGCCGTTTTAGGTTTAGAAGATTCGGTTGTAGAAAAAATTTGTGAAGATACAGAAGGTGTTGTTGTCGCTGCAAATTATAATTGTCCAGGTCAATTAGTGATTTCTGGAGAAGTTGAAGCTATTAATCGTGCTTGTGAAGCGATGAAAGATGCAGGCGCAAGACGCGCACTAGTATTACCTGTTGGTGGTGCTTTTCACTCACCAATGATGGAGCCTGCTCGTGAAGAATTAGCTGCGGCCATAGAAAACACAACATTTAGCAAGCCAAATTGCCCAATTTACCAAAATGTAACAGCATCTGCAATCACAGATGAAACTGAGATTAAAGCCAATTTAATTTCACAATTAACAGCACCTGTACGTTGGACACAATCTGTACAACAAATGATTGCCGATGGCGGAAATCACTTTACAGAAGTTGGTCCTGGAAAAGTGTTACAAGGCTTAGTCCGTAAGATTAATCGTGAAGCTGAAACAGCTTCCGCTTCATTTGAAACTAACGCCTAA
- the lspA gene encoding signal peptidase II, producing MNRNLFITVIIIFNVAIDQISKVLVRANISESPREEIQLIGQKFIMTNVFNEGAFLGMGSDMNPTLHFIFLKLLPLLVLGYVVYYIIKTKELDRLSLIAFSCIVGGGLSNVFDRFAFGKVTDFFYIDLGGVFKTGIFNVADVAVTTGMFMLIFSNFILKKKKDIITEK from the coding sequence TTGAACAGAAATTTATTTATTACAGTTATAATTATATTCAACGTTGCTATAGACCAAATCTCAAAAGTTTTGGTTAGAGCAAATATAAGTGAAAGCCCTCGTGAAGAAATCCAATTAATTGGACAGAAATTTATAATGACCAACGTATTCAACGAAGGCGCTTTTTTAGGTATGGGTAGCGATATGAATCCTACATTACATTTTATTTTTTTAAAGCTACTACCACTTTTGGTTTTAGGGTATGTTGTTTATTACATTATAAAAACTAAGGAATTAGACCGGTTAAGTTTAATAGCATTTAGCTGTATTGTTGGTGGTGGGCTATCTAACGTTTTTGATCGTTTCGCCTTTGGAAAAGTTACTGACTTTTTCTATATCGATTTAGGTGGCGTATTTAAAACAGGTATTTTTAATGTCGCTGATGTCGCGGTAACAACTGGTATGTTTATGCTAATATTTAGCAACTTTATTTTGAAAAAGAAAAAGGATATTATTACAGAGAAATAA
- a CDS encoding M23 family metallopeptidase, whose protein sequence is MKKLFTLVILLVFLGTNAQNRDWIKAYKSYWENYDGGTRLLANNENWLPITFVLDYNATNLKADKPNGTFVVVPPKTEGYEVVRFDKIDKSKGWKFKKGNAKTYLGDLTDTEYDEDFVYDLPFEPNKSFKIGQGYNGNISHQNKFAIDFDMPVGTKILACRDGIVVQVVEKNFKRCNESKCAEYNNLVKILHDDGTIMQYLHFKQNGVKVRKGQKIEKGDYIGLSGNVGWSTAPHLHIDLYLTDKNNKYKTLRTQFKINKDEIVDELKKGVTYLKEY, encoded by the coding sequence ATGAAAAAACTATTCACCTTAGTAATACTATTAGTTTTCTTAGGGACAAATGCGCAAAATAGAGACTGGATTAAAGCCTACAAATCTTATTGGGAAAATTATGACGGTGGTACTCGACTATTGGCTAATAATGAAAATTGGTTGCCAATTACTTTTGTGTTAGATTATAATGCAACAAATCTTAAAGCAGATAAGCCAAATGGGACTTTTGTTGTTGTTCCACCTAAGACGGAAGGTTACGAAGTAGTGCGATTTGATAAAATAGATAAGTCTAAAGGATGGAAATTTAAAAAAGGTAACGCAAAAACTTACTTAGGTGATTTAACTGATACTGAGTATGATGAAGATTTTGTTTATGATTTACCTTTTGAACCCAATAAATCTTTTAAGATTGGTCAAGGCTATAATGGTAATATTTCTCATCAAAACAAATTTGCAATTGATTTTGATATGCCTGTCGGTACAAAGATACTGGCTTGCAGAGATGGAATCGTTGTCCAAGTAGTTGAAAAAAATTTTAAACGTTGTAATGAATCAAAATGTGCTGAGTATAATAATCTTGTCAAAATATTACATGATGATGGTACAATAATGCAATATTTACATTTTAAGCAAAACGGTGTAAAGGTTCGTAAAGGACAAAAAATAGAAAAAGGGGATTATATTGGGCTAAGTGGTAATGTGGGTTGGAGTACCGCACCTCATTTACATATTGATTTGTATCTCACCGATAAAAACAATAAATACAAGACTTTGAGGACACAATTTAAGATTAACAAAGATGAGATTGTTGATGAACTTAAAAAAGGAGTTACATATCTAAAGGAATATTAA
- a CDS encoding metal-dependent hydrolase family protein yields the protein MKGFLKLCVLLFAISTYAQNTYLHCGKLIDTKSGKVLTEKTIIVSGIKITSVEDGYVKPENGTVIDLKSKTVMPGLIDMHVHIESETNPKKYLQAYTLNDADVAFNSIHYAEVTLMNGFTTVRDLGGSGVNVSLRNAINLGKVKGPRILTAEKALATTGGHADPTNGAKRSLIGNPGPKEGVVNGVEDAKKAVRQRYKNGADLIKITATGGVLSVAKNGQNPQFTLEEIKAICETAKDYGFHVAAHAHGDEGMQRAILGGVKTIEHGTLMSSETMELMKKNDVYLVPTISAGKFVSDKAKIKGYYPEVIVPKALDIGPKIQGMFSRAYKAGVGIAFGTDAAVFYHGDNGKEFFYMVEAGMPAIETLQSATTTNAMILKMEDKLGQIKGGFIADIIAVDEDPTKNIKTMENVVFVMKEGKVYKK from the coding sequence ATGAAAGGATTTTTAAAATTGTGCGTTTTACTATTTGCAATAAGTACATACGCTCAAAACACATATTTGCATTGTGGTAAATTAATAGATACGAAGTCTGGGAAAGTTTTAACGGAGAAAACCATTATCGTTTCTGGTATTAAGATTACTAGTGTAGAAGATGGTTATGTAAAGCCTGAAAATGGGACTGTGATTGATTTGAAATCTAAAACAGTTATGCCAGGATTGATTGATATGCATGTACATATAGAGTCAGAAACTAATCCTAAAAAATATTTGCAAGCGTATACATTGAATGATGCAGATGTAGCTTTTAATTCAATCCATTATGCCGAAGTTACATTAATGAATGGTTTTACAACCGTTAGAGATTTAGGCGGATCTGGAGTTAATGTATCGTTACGTAATGCAATAAATCTTGGGAAGGTAAAAGGTCCAAGAATCTTAACCGCAGAAAAAGCATTAGCAACAACTGGTGGACATGCAGATCCTACAAATGGTGCAAAGCGAAGTTTAATTGGTAATCCAGGGCCAAAAGAAGGTGTGGTTAATGGAGTTGAAGATGCAAAAAAAGCTGTAAGACAACGCTACAAAAATGGTGCTGATTTAATTAAAATTACCGCAACAGGTGGTGTTTTAAGCGTTGCAAAGAATGGACAAAATCCTCAGTTTACATTGGAGGAAATAAAAGCAATTTGCGAAACAGCTAAAGACTATGGATTTCATGTAGCTGCTCATGCACACGGAGACGAAGGTATGCAACGAGCAATTCTTGGAGGTGTAAAAACGATAGAGCATGGCACACTAATGAGTTCTGAAACGATGGAACTTATGAAAAAAAATGATGTGTATTTAGTACCTACTATTAGTGCTGGTAAATTTGTGTCTGATAAAGCAAAAATAAAAGGGTATTACCCTGAAGTCATTGTACCAAAGGCTTTAGATATTGGCCCGAAAATTCAAGGCATGTTCAGCCGCGCATATAAAGCTGGTGTTGGTATTGCATTTGGTACAGATGCCGCTGTTTTTTATCATGGTGATAATGGAAAAGAGTTTTTCTACATGGTTGAAGCTGGTATGCCAGCTATAGAAACTTTACAGAGTGCAACAACTACAAATGCAATGATATTAAAGATGGAAGATAAATTAGGGCAAATTAAAGGTGGGTTCATCGCAGATATTATAGCAGTAGATGAAGACCCAACAAAAAATATTAAAACAATGGAAAATGTTGTTTTTGTAATGAAAGAAGGTAAAGTTTATAAAAAATAA
- the galE gene encoding UDP-glucose 4-epimerase GalE: protein MKVLVTGGLGYIGSHTVVELQNEGHNVVVIDNLSNSSKDVLDGITNITGVKPEFENIDLRDKDKVKKFFKRHQDIDGVIHFAASKAVGESVEKPLHYYENNISTLIYVLQEFQKLNHQNFIFSSSCTVYGEADIQPITESSPIKKARSPYGNTKQVGEEILKDSCQINTKLNTIALRYFNPIGAHSSAHIGELPQGIPQNLVPYITQTAIGLREQLSVFGNDYPTKDGTCIRDYIHVVDVAKAHVSALKRLFKNQQENNFEVFNIGTGKGSSVIEVIKAFEDVSKQKLNYKIVERRKGDVISAYADTTKVNNTLGWKPQYSLNDAILDAWKWEQKIRTK, encoded by the coding sequence ATGAAGGTTTTAGTCACTGGAGGACTTGGTTATATTGGTTCGCATACCGTTGTAGAACTTCAAAATGAAGGACATAATGTTGTAGTGATTGATAATTTGTCAAACTCTTCAAAAGACGTTCTTGATGGAATCACCAACATTACAGGAGTTAAACCAGAGTTTGAAAATATAGATTTAAGAGATAAAGATAAAGTCAAAAAATTCTTTAAACGCCATCAAGATATTGATGGCGTTATACATTTTGCAGCAAGTAAAGCTGTTGGCGAAAGTGTAGAAAAGCCATTGCATTATTATGAAAATAATATATCAACTTTGATTTATGTGCTTCAAGAGTTTCAAAAACTAAACCACCAAAACTTTATTTTTAGTTCGTCCTGCACTGTTTATGGCGAAGCTGATATACAGCCAATAACTGAGAGTTCACCTATAAAAAAAGCGCGTTCACCATATGGTAATACCAAGCAAGTAGGAGAAGAAATACTGAAGGATTCTTGCCAAATAAACACAAAATTAAATACAATCGCACTGCGTTATTTTAATCCAATAGGCGCACACAGTTCAGCACATATTGGAGAATTACCTCAGGGAATTCCTCAAAATTTAGTTCCATATATAACCCAAACTGCAATAGGACTTCGAGAGCAGTTATCTGTCTTTGGTAATGACTATCCGACTAAAGATGGGACTTGTATAAGAGACTATATACATGTCGTAGACGTTGCAAAGGCACATGTTTCGGCATTAAAAAGGTTGTTTAAAAATCAGCAAGAAAATAATTTTGAAGTTTTTAATATAGGAACAGGAAAAGGAAGTTCGGTAATTGAAGTTATTAAAGCATTTGAAGATGTTTCTAAGCAAAAATTGAATTATAAAATAGTCGAAAGGCGAAAAGGAGATGTGATTTCTGCATATGCGGACACAACCAAAGTGAATAATACTTTGGGATGGAAACCACAATACTCCTTAAATGATGCCATATTAGATGCTTGGAAATGGGAACAAAAAATAAGAACTAAATAA
- a CDS encoding DegT/DnrJ/EryC1/StrS family aminotransferase: MKKIQMVDLQGQYAKIKDVINPSLNEVIESAAFINGPKVHQFQKNLEEYLDVKHVIPCANGTDALQIAMMGLGLEQGDEVITADFTFAATVEVIALLKLTPVLVDVDPVTFNIDVDAVRKAITPKTKAIVPVHLFGLAANMNEIMDLAKEHNLYVIEDNAQGIGGNYTHKDGSKTKTGVIGHVASTSFFPSKNLGCYGDGGAIFTNDDDLAHIIRGIVNHGMYKRYHHDVIGVNSRLDSMQAAVLDAKLPHLDSYNDARRNAARKYNSAFKGHEKITTPSGLTECGGICDTCDCHVFHQYTLNLKNVDRDALVAHLNEKGIPCGVYYPIPLHKQKAYLDERYNEADFTVTNQLVQSVISLPMHTELEDEQIDFITKTVLDFIDA, from the coding sequence ATGAAAAAGATTCAAATGGTCGATTTACAAGGCCAATACGCAAAAATTAAAGATGTTATTAATCCATCTTTAAATGAAGTTATAGAAAGTGCTGCTTTTATAAATGGACCTAAAGTCCACCAGTTCCAAAAAAACTTAGAAGAATACCTTGACGTTAAACACGTTATTCCGTGTGCAAACGGAACTGATGCCTTACAAATTGCCATGATGGGCTTAGGTTTAGAGCAAGGTGATGAGGTTATAACAGCAGATTTTACCTTTGCAGCAACTGTAGAGGTTATTGCTCTATTAAAATTAACACCAGTTTTAGTAGATGTAGATCCAGTAACTTTTAACATTGATGTCGATGCGGTAAGAAAGGCAATAACTCCAAAAACTAAGGCCATAGTGCCTGTACATTTATTTGGATTAGCTGCAAATATGAACGAGATTATGGATTTAGCTAAAGAACATAACCTTTATGTCATAGAGGATAATGCTCAAGGTATAGGTGGAAATTACACCCATAAAGATGGTTCTAAAACCAAAACAGGAGTCATTGGACACGTAGCTTCAACCTCATTTTTCCCATCAAAAAATTTAGGATGTTATGGCGATGGTGGTGCTATTTTTACAAATGACGATGATTTAGCCCATATCATAAGAGGTATTGTTAATCATGGTATGTACAAACGTTATCATCACGATGTTATCGGAGTAAATTCGCGATTAGATTCTATGCAAGCAGCTGTTTTGGATGCCAAATTACCTCATTTAGATTCGTATAATGATGCACGTAGAAATGCAGCTCGTAAATATAATTCAGCATTTAAAGGACACGAAAAAATTACAACGCCAAGTGGGTTAACTGAATGTGGTGGCATATGTGATACCTGTGATTGTCACGTGTTTCATCAATATACTTTAAATTTAAAAAATGTAGATCGCGATGCCCTTGTTGCACATTTAAATGAAAAAGGAATTCCATGTGGTGTATATTATCCAATACCATTGCACAAGCAAAAAGCTTATTTAGACGAACGTTATAATGAAGCCGATTTTACAGTGACAAATCAATTGGTACAATCTGTAATTTCCTTACCAATGCATACCGAGTTGGAGGATGAACAAATAGATTTTATAACCAAAACCGTGTTGGATTTTATTGATGCTTAA
- a CDS encoding 3-deoxy-D-manno-octulosonic acid transferase, with translation MRLLYTIGIYLTGLVLKVISLFSSKIKLGVIGRAKTFDILKNKISTTDKIIWMHCASLGEFEQGLPLLQGLKKEYKNYKIIVSFFSPSGYQVKKDTPAADVVVYLPLDTPTNAKRFLDIVRPELILFVKYEIWPNIILEAKKRKIQSLLISATFRPKQVYFKWYGNLMRKALLSFNHIFTQDKDSKNLIKSIGYDSVTVSGDTRFDRVNQQLNVDNKVLFVENFTGDKTTIVFGSSWPADDELFIPFINSNNTNGIKYIIAPHNIKPSYINSIKKQLKVKTICFSEIDEKNLSDYDVFILDTIGYLGRVYSYADIAYVGGGAGHTGLHNILEPAVFGIPIVIGKNYNNFPEAEALVKLKGVTVVKNENEFNNVLTELLNNYSKQKVQGEINSSYIKRNIGAVIQIMDYIRI, from the coding sequence TTGAGGTTACTTTACACAATAGGAATTTATTTAACTGGTCTAGTCCTAAAGGTTATATCATTATTTAGCTCTAAAATAAAACTTGGTGTTATTGGGAGAGCTAAAACATTTGATATACTAAAAAATAAAATCTCAACTACAGACAAAATTATTTGGATGCATTGTGCGTCTCTCGGGGAATTTGAACAGGGTTTACCTTTACTACAAGGCTTAAAGAAAGAGTATAAAAATTATAAAATTATAGTTTCATTTTTTTCACCATCTGGTTATCAAGTTAAAAAAGATACACCTGCCGCAGACGTGGTTGTTTATTTACCTTTGGATACTCCAACAAATGCAAAGCGTTTTTTAGATATTGTTCGTCCCGAATTGATTCTTTTTGTGAAATATGAAATTTGGCCAAATATTATTTTAGAAGCAAAAAAAAGAAAAATACAATCATTATTAATATCAGCTACTTTTAGGCCTAAACAAGTGTATTTTAAATGGTATGGTAATCTTATGCGAAAAGCATTACTTTCTTTTAATCATATTTTTACTCAAGATAAAGACTCTAAAAACCTAATAAAAAGTATTGGCTATGATTCAGTAACAGTTTCTGGTGATACACGTTTTGACCGCGTGAATCAACAGCTAAATGTAGATAATAAAGTTTTATTTGTCGAAAATTTTACTGGAGATAAAACCACTATTGTTTTTGGAAGCTCTTGGCCTGCAGACGATGAACTTTTTATACCGTTTATAAATTCAAACAATACTAATGGTATAAAATATATAATTGCACCTCACAATATCAAACCCAGCTATATAAATTCAATAAAAAAACAGTTGAAAGTTAAAACGATTTGCTTCTCTGAAATAGATGAAAAAAATCTATCTGATTATGATGTATTTATATTAGACACTATAGGTTACCTAGGTCGTGTTTACAGTTATGCAGATATTGCTTATGTTGGTGGTGGTGCTGGACATACAGGATTACATAACATTTTAGAGCCAGCAGTTTTTGGAATACCAATTGTTATTGGCAAAAACTATAATAATTTTCCAGAAGCAGAAGCACTTGTAAAACTTAAAGGTGTTACAGTTGTTAAAAATGAAAATGAATTTAATAATGTGCTTACAGAACTTTTGAATAACTACTCCAAACAAAAAGTCCAAGGTGAAATAAACTCATCATACATTAAGAGAAATATTGGAGCAGTCATCCAAATTATGGATTATATACGTATATAA